Proteins encoded together in one Planctopirus ephydatiae window:
- a CDS encoding UDP-3-O-acyl-N-acetylglucosamine deacetylase encodes MRAPRRQRTLERAVEMSGIGFFTNADVTISFHPQAEGMGISFQRTDLKSTGPVQARIENVIRKERRTAISQGGVTVELIEHVMAALAGLQIDNCLVRLNAPEPPGCDGSSLDFVQCLLDGGIVEQNAYRDLIVVTQPQAIVTENDSVALSASPISRHGLVITYELDYGPRSPIKPQSFSLEVTPETFITLVAFARTFVAEEEVKYLQSQGYGQRVTEKDLLIFGPDGPIGNALRTRDECVRHKILDCIGDFALIGCDLHGHFRAFRTGHHHNHQIIERIKQTHEIIRAPEYVCFQPHFPLKDLSQELALQS; translated from the coding sequence ATGCGCGCGCCCAGACGCCAGAGAACACTGGAACGGGCCGTTGAAATGAGTGGGATCGGCTTCTTTACGAATGCTGATGTCACCATTTCGTTTCATCCGCAGGCCGAAGGGATGGGGATCAGCTTCCAGCGGACAGATCTCAAATCCACAGGCCCTGTGCAGGCTCGTATTGAGAACGTCATCCGCAAAGAGCGTCGCACAGCCATTTCACAGGGTGGAGTCACTGTCGAGCTGATCGAACATGTGATGGCTGCCCTCGCTGGTCTGCAGATTGATAATTGCCTGGTACGTCTCAATGCTCCAGAACCTCCAGGCTGTGATGGATCAAGCCTCGATTTCGTTCAATGCCTGCTCGATGGTGGGATTGTCGAACAGAATGCCTATCGCGACCTGATCGTGGTCACCCAGCCTCAGGCGATTGTTACCGAAAACGACTCTGTCGCCTTGTCTGCCAGCCCCATCAGCCGACATGGCCTGGTGATTACTTACGAACTCGATTACGGCCCGCGCTCACCAATCAAACCTCAATCCTTTTCGCTGGAAGTCACCCCCGAAACATTTATCACCCTGGTGGCTTTTGCTCGTACCTTCGTCGCTGAAGAGGAAGTCAAATATCTTCAAAGCCAGGGCTACGGCCAGCGTGTCACAGAAAAAGATCTCCTCATTTTTGGCCCCGATGGCCCGATTGGAAACGCACTGCGGACGCGTGATGAATGTGTCCGCCACAAGATTCTCGATTGTATTGGCGATTTCGCTTTGATCGGCTGTGATCTGCATGGCCACTTCCGGGCCTTCCGCACCGGGCACCATCACAATCACCAGATTATTGAACGCATCAAACAGACTCACGAAATTATTCGGGCGCCCGAATATGTATGTTTTCAACCCCACTTCCCTTTAAAGGATCTATCGCAAGAGCTGGCCTTACAGTCCTAG
- a CDS encoding OmpH family outer membrane protein yields MNIVIRPLHQLARVALVLAVSFAAINISQPALAQAPAADAARAHKVALIDMAVIFKQYKKFEVLREDLKAEIEQSEVKAKEMATNLQALQQKMKSFKEGSPEFSASEKQLATSSAEFEAFRRSAQREFLKKESEIYHTVYLEVTDAVAKYAQYYKYTLVLRFSSEELDRDNPQGLIQGMNRQVVYFEAENDITQPVLKYLNQKFTGAAGAAAPRAAEATRPGTSR; encoded by the coding sequence GTGAACATCGTTATTCGTCCGCTACATCAACTGGCCCGTGTGGCCCTTGTTCTGGCTGTCTCTTTTGCCGCCATCAACATCAGCCAGCCAGCATTGGCACAGGCACCTGCTGCGGATGCCGCCCGTGCTCATAAAGTGGCACTGATCGACATGGCGGTGATCTTCAAGCAGTACAAGAAGTTTGAAGTCCTCCGCGAAGACCTCAAGGCCGAAATTGAGCAAAGCGAAGTCAAAGCCAAGGAAATGGCCACCAACCTCCAGGCCCTTCAGCAGAAAATGAAGAGCTTCAAAGAAGGCAGCCCCGAGTTCTCGGCTTCCGAAAAGCAACTCGCCACATCATCTGCCGAATTCGAAGCCTTTCGCCGCTCCGCCCAGCGTGAGTTCCTCAAAAAGGAAAGCGAAATCTATCACACTGTCTACCTCGAAGTGACTGACGCCGTTGCCAAGTACGCCCAGTACTACAAGTACACACTGGTCTTGCGGTTCAGCAGCGAAGAGCTCGATCGTGACAATCCTCAGGGATTGATCCAGGGCATGAACCGCCAGGTCGTCTACTTCGAAGCCGAAAACGATATTACTCAGCCAGTGCTGAAGTATCTGAACCAGAAGTTCACAGGTGCCGCTGGCGCAGCAGCCCCACGAGCTGCCGAAGCCACCCGCCCTGGAACATCGCGCTAG
- a CDS encoding Gfo/Idh/MocA family protein: MSRVRMAVIGVGALGRHHARILSELPNVHLVAVVDSHAERGQEVAEKCRTRWVSNYKHLLDRVDAVSIVVPTFAHLSVAGDFLRAGVSVLVEKPLAGNLSDAQQISQLARQMGTLLQVGHIERFNPAMVAAKPYIDTPRYLKAERVSPYAFRSTDIGVVHDLMIHDIDLMHWLAGSNEVEHVEALGVSVMGEHEDMAQARLYFANGCIADLTANRVHPTASRKIEAYSLQGTVHVDLHARTVWRMTPSLELLQGASPLARSKEPGANIEQLKKEVFTRYLHPETLPVAEADALTAELKQFVRCVQTGQQPLVGRDEGVAAMKTAQMVLESLHKHQWNGVPDGPTGPTPWHTTPRLRVAA; the protein is encoded by the coding sequence ATGAGCCGAGTCAGAATGGCAGTTATTGGTGTCGGTGCTTTAGGTCGGCATCACGCCCGTATTCTCAGCGAACTTCCCAATGTTCACCTCGTGGCTGTTGTTGACAGTCACGCCGAACGTGGTCAGGAAGTGGCCGAGAAGTGTCGTACCCGCTGGGTATCGAACTACAAGCATCTCCTCGACCGGGTCGATGCCGTCTCAATTGTGGTGCCCACGTTTGCCCACCTCAGTGTCGCCGGTGATTTCCTCCGTGCGGGCGTCTCGGTACTTGTCGAAAAACCGCTGGCTGGAAACCTCTCCGACGCCCAGCAGATTTCTCAACTGGCACGCCAGATGGGTACACTCCTGCAGGTGGGGCATATTGAACGCTTTAACCCCGCGATGGTCGCTGCCAAGCCTTACATCGATACACCTCGCTACCTGAAGGCTGAACGCGTCAGCCCCTATGCGTTCCGCTCGACAGATATCGGCGTCGTTCACGACCTCATGATTCACGATATCGATCTGATGCATTGGCTGGCTGGCTCGAATGAAGTCGAACACGTCGAAGCATTGGGTGTTTCCGTCATGGGCGAGCATGAAGACATGGCACAGGCCCGTCTCTATTTCGCCAATGGCTGCATTGCCGATCTCACAGCCAACCGCGTCCATCCCACAGCTTCTCGAAAAATCGAAGCCTACAGCCTGCAAGGCACCGTTCATGTCGATCTGCATGCCCGGACAGTCTGGCGGATGACTCCTTCGCTCGAACTGCTGCAGGGGGCATCTCCTCTGGCTCGTTCGAAAGAACCTGGCGCGAATATCGAACAGTTGAAAAAAGAAGTTTTCACTCGTTATCTGCACCCGGAAACATTGCCAGTCGCTGAAGCAGATGCTCTCACGGCTGAACTCAAGCAGTTTGTCCGCTGTGTGCAGACTGGGCAACAACCTCTGGTGGGTCGCGATGAAGGCGTGGCGGCCATGAAAACCGCACAGATGGTGCTCGAAAGCCTCCACAAACATCAGTGGAATGGCGTTCCCGATGGCCCCACAGGCCCAACTCCCTGGCACACCACACCACGCTTGCGAGTCGCCGCTTAA
- the prfA gene encoding peptide chain release factor 1: MTTRMFPTLQAKLARFEELEAQLQDPEVLADVSKMLEIQREHGGLSKIASTVREFNTLQDDLLAAETMLAEATDDETKEIAQAEIDELKPRFEPLKTELEDMVTAGDSLTRGSLIMEIRAGTGGDEAALFARDLYEMYTRYVDLQGWKYEVMELTTSELGGLKEVVITITGSGAYHRLQFESGGHRVQRVPETETQGRVHTSAATVAVMAEASEIDVEIRDEDLRIDTMRAGGPGGQKVNKTESAVRITHIPSGLVVRIQDEKSQHKNKAKALRVLRSRLMELRESQAHAVRAEQRRTLVGSGDRSERIRTYNFPQNRLTDHRIGLTVYKLDQIMQGNLDELINPILAFDREERLKGNVAPST; the protein is encoded by the coding sequence ATGACAACCCGCATGTTCCCCACACTTCAGGCCAAGCTGGCACGTTTCGAAGAGCTGGAAGCACAACTTCAGGATCCGGAAGTGCTGGCCGATGTCAGCAAGATGCTGGAAATTCAGCGAGAGCACGGGGGCTTGTCAAAAATTGCCTCGACCGTTCGGGAATTCAACACCTTGCAGGACGATCTGCTCGCTGCCGAAACCATGCTGGCCGAAGCCACCGATGATGAAACCAAGGAAATTGCGCAAGCCGAAATCGATGAGCTGAAGCCTCGCTTCGAACCACTGAAGACCGAACTCGAAGACATGGTGACCGCCGGCGATTCGCTCACTCGCGGCAGCCTGATCATGGAAATTCGTGCGGGAACAGGCGGAGATGAAGCCGCTCTGTTTGCCCGCGATCTCTATGAAATGTACACCCGGTATGTCGATCTCCAGGGCTGGAAATACGAAGTCATGGAGTTGACTACGTCCGAACTGGGTGGTCTTAAGGAAGTCGTAATCACCATCACCGGTTCCGGTGCCTATCACCGCTTGCAGTTTGAAAGTGGCGGGCATCGTGTCCAGCGCGTTCCCGAAACGGAAACTCAGGGACGTGTCCACACCAGTGCTGCAACCGTCGCCGTCATGGCTGAAGCCAGTGAAATCGATGTCGAGATCCGTGATGAAGATCTTCGGATCGATACGATGCGTGCCGGCGGCCCCGGTGGTCAGAAAGTGAACAAGACCGAATCTGCCGTACGTATTACCCACATCCCATCGGGCCTGGTGGTGCGTATTCAGGATGAGAAAAGTCAGCACAAAAACAAAGCCAAAGCTCTGCGCGTCCTGCGATCCCGGCTCATGGAATTAAGGGAGTCTCAGGCTCACGCAGTCCGTGCCGAACAGCGGCGAACTCTCGTGGGATCCGGCGATCGGAGCGAACGCATCCGCACGTACAACTTCCCCCAGAATCGCCTCACAGATCATCGCATTGGACTGACCGTTTACAAACTCGATCAGATCATGCAGGGGAACCTTGATGAACTGATCAATCCGATTCTGGCATTCGATCGCGAAGAACGCCTCAAGGGCAATGTGGCGCCCAGTACTTGA
- a CDS encoding NAD(P)/FAD-dependent oxidoreductase, whose translation MSLSGKHRVVIVGGGFGGLTTAKALRKTPVDITLVDRRNFHLFQPLLYQVATGGLSPGNIAAPLRSIFSRQRNVHVVMDEVIGFDLPRRRVLLLEGELAFDSLVVAAGAKTGYFGNDQWAENAPGLKTVEDAIEIRGRVLTAFEEADKLPTPQAREHLLTFVVVGAGPTGVELAGTLAEIARHTLRHDFRIINPAETRIILIDAAPRILMAYAEDLALNAQKKLMEMGVEVRTQVKIQKVDASGVEVMTAQGVEQIAAANVLWAAGVTASPLAKLLSEATGALLDRQGRIEVQSDLTLPGHPQVYVIGDMAHFKLPSGQAVPGVAPAAMQQGKYVAKAIQSRFQNISLPPFTYTDLGSMATIGRKAAIAQIGTWKFTGLIAWILWLFIHLIQIVSFESRILVLIQWAWNYLTFSRSARLITQSGYTHGGHLRATHVTNSADNS comes from the coding sequence ATGAGCCTTTCTGGTAAGCATCGCGTGGTGATTGTGGGCGGCGGATTTGGCGGCCTGACCACGGCCAAAGCTCTGCGGAAAACTCCGGTTGATATTACGCTGGTGGATCGCCGCAACTTTCATCTTTTTCAGCCGCTGCTTTATCAAGTGGCGACGGGGGGGTTGTCTCCCGGGAATATTGCCGCCCCTTTGCGTTCGATTTTTTCTCGGCAAAGAAATGTCCATGTGGTCATGGATGAGGTGATCGGGTTTGATCTGCCGAGGCGACGGGTTCTGCTCCTGGAAGGAGAACTCGCATTTGATTCGCTGGTGGTGGCTGCGGGTGCGAAGACAGGCTACTTCGGTAACGATCAATGGGCTGAAAATGCACCTGGTCTGAAGACTGTCGAGGATGCCATCGAGATTCGGGGGCGTGTCCTGACGGCTTTTGAAGAAGCCGATAAGCTGCCGACGCCTCAGGCCCGCGAACATCTGCTGACGTTTGTGGTCGTGGGTGCCGGCCCGACGGGAGTTGAACTGGCGGGAACTCTCGCTGAAATTGCCCGTCATACACTCAGGCATGATTTCCGCATTATTAATCCTGCAGAGACCCGCATCATTCTGATCGATGCGGCCCCGCGCATTCTCATGGCGTATGCCGAAGACCTTGCGCTGAATGCGCAGAAGAAACTGATGGAGATGGGGGTTGAAGTCCGCACGCAGGTCAAAATTCAAAAAGTGGATGCCTCGGGTGTGGAAGTGATGACGGCGCAGGGAGTCGAACAGATTGCTGCGGCGAATGTGCTCTGGGCGGCGGGTGTGACGGCTTCACCACTCGCAAAATTGCTTTCGGAAGCCACTGGTGCGTTACTGGATCGTCAGGGACGGATTGAAGTTCAAAGCGATCTCACGCTACCGGGACATCCTCAAGTTTATGTGATCGGGGATATGGCCCATTTTAAACTTCCCAGTGGGCAGGCCGTTCCTGGTGTGGCTCCGGCGGCGATGCAGCAGGGGAAGTATGTGGCTAAAGCGATTCAATCGCGCTTTCAGAACATTTCTTTACCACCATTCACCTATACCGATCTGGGGAGCATGGCCACTATTGGCCGGAAGGCAGCGATTGCGCAGATTGGGACATGGAAGTTCACGGGACTCATTGCCTGGATCCTGTGGCTGTTTATTCATCTGATTCAGATCGTCAGCTTTGAAAGCCGCATCCTGGTGCTGATTCAATGGGCGTGGAACTATCTCACGTTCAGTCGCTCGGCCCGGTTGATTACGCAAAGCGGCTACACCCACGGCGGGCATCTGCGAGCCACCCATGTCACCAATTCGGCGGATAACAGTTAG
- a CDS encoding tetratricopeptide repeat protein, giving the protein MKTYAWILTGLVIASVTMLVETQVFGRGGGRGGGGGGGGGRVGGGGGFSGGGGARPSVGSSPSFSRPSPPAASRPSAPAARPAAPQARPATPAARPSIPNAGAGARPSIGGSNIGSGSRPAVQPGTRPNIGAGGSSIGARPSQLPSTRPTTGIGSGSGIGSGSGIGTGPGIGAGPGGGAIGGGAIGGTRPGQLPGSRPAQLPATRPGAGGAVNRPGTGQGISNRPAQLPARLPGLGGGDVAQRLPNQGARVQDRMGDRPSVQDRQNNLSDRMANRGDWQENRQGLQDDRQDWRDQNREDWQNWGDNKLENYGDWYHDSWHPGSGWGYMWDNYPVAAAIGLTAWGINRIGYGWGYWNYANPYASSGGSYGYDYSQPLVSAESYAVASDPGASAEATQAASQQPTDEGLAAFEAAREAFRSGDYKGALAKLDITLKTMPNDTVVHEFRSLVLFALQKYPESAAAIYAVLAAGPGWDWTTMISLYPSTETYTEQLRVLEAFVKANPMSADGHFLLGYHYQTMKHDSAAAKQFSLASNLLPNDQLIKQLLGMTTPPEEATKSTVPSVPPVVPAEKVLQADQFIGNWKASQQGATFELDMTKSGVYTWTYAQGKRKQSVKGVFAVDQNNLALETDDGGETMLAEVQFISPTEFQFKMIGDSEKSPGLKFTKTQ; this is encoded by the coding sequence ATGAAGACTTATGCATGGATTCTGACAGGTTTGGTGATCGCAAGTGTGACGATGCTTGTTGAAACACAGGTTTTTGGGCGCGGTGGTGGCCGTGGCGGTGGAGGTGGTGGCGGCGGTGGTCGAGTCGGTGGTGGTGGCGGATTCAGTGGAGGCGGCGGTGCGAGGCCATCTGTGGGGAGTTCACCTTCCTTCAGCCGTCCTTCGCCACCGGCGGCCAGTCGACCATCGGCACCCGCAGCTCGGCCAGCGGCTCCACAAGCTCGTCCCGCGACACCTGCCGCCAGACCTTCCATCCCAAATGCTGGTGCAGGCGCGCGGCCGAGTATTGGTGGCAGCAACATTGGCTCGGGAAGTCGCCCAGCAGTTCAACCTGGTACTCGACCCAACATTGGTGCTGGCGGCAGTTCGATCGGTGCACGCCCTTCACAGCTGCCATCAACCCGGCCAACGACTGGCATTGGCTCTGGGTCAGGAATCGGATCGGGCTCAGGTATTGGCACTGGCCCCGGTATTGGCGCTGGCCCCGGAGGTGGAGCCATCGGAGGTGGAGCCATCGGAGGGACTCGACCTGGTCAGTTGCCGGGTTCGCGGCCCGCTCAATTGCCGGCGACCAGGCCAGGTGCTGGTGGTGCTGTCAACCGCCCCGGGACAGGTCAGGGAATCAGCAATCGTCCCGCTCAATTGCCAGCCCGTTTGCCGGGGTTAGGCGGGGGTGATGTCGCCCAGCGACTTCCGAATCAGGGGGCTCGGGTCCAGGATCGAATGGGGGATCGTCCTTCGGTTCAGGATCGACAGAATAACCTGAGTGACCGCATGGCGAATCGGGGTGATTGGCAGGAGAACCGACAGGGACTACAGGATGATCGTCAGGATTGGAGAGATCAGAATCGTGAGGACTGGCAGAACTGGGGTGACAATAAGCTCGAAAACTATGGGGACTGGTATCACGATAGTTGGCATCCCGGGTCTGGCTGGGGCTATATGTGGGATAACTACCCCGTGGCAGCCGCCATCGGTCTGACTGCGTGGGGTATTAACCGCATTGGCTATGGCTGGGGTTACTGGAATTATGCGAACCCTTACGCTTCCAGCGGTGGTTCTTACGGCTACGACTATTCGCAGCCTCTGGTCTCTGCGGAAAGCTATGCCGTGGCAAGCGACCCGGGTGCCAGTGCGGAGGCGACACAGGCAGCGTCACAGCAGCCAACCGATGAAGGACTGGCAGCTTTCGAAGCCGCACGGGAGGCATTTCGAAGCGGTGATTACAAAGGAGCACTGGCGAAGCTCGATATCACACTTAAGACGATGCCGAATGATACTGTTGTGCATGAGTTTCGCAGTCTCGTGCTCTTCGCCCTGCAGAAGTATCCGGAATCCGCGGCGGCGATCTATGCTGTTCTGGCCGCCGGCCCGGGTTGGGACTGGACGACGATGATCAGTCTCTACCCCTCTACCGAGACATATACAGAGCAGCTACGAGTGCTGGAAGCTTTCGTCAAAGCCAACCCGATGTCAGCTGATGGGCACTTCCTGCTGGGTTATCACTATCAGACGATGAAACATGACAGTGCGGCAGCGAAACAGTTCAGTCTGGCATCGAACTTATTGCCAAACGATCAATTGATCAAACAGCTTCTCGGGATGACCACACCTCCTGAGGAGGCGACAAAATCGACTGTTCCTTCAGTTCCTCCTGTGGTTCCTGCAGAGAAGGTGCTTCAGGCGGATCAATTCATCGGCAACTGGAAGGCCAGTCAACAGGGTGCGACATTTGAACTCGATATGACGAAATCTGGTGTCTATACATGGACTTATGCTCAAGGCAAACGTAAACAGTCTGTCAAAGGTGTGTTTGCTGTCGATCAGAACAATCTGGCCCTGGAAACTGATGATGGCGGGGAAACGATGCTGGCGGAGGTTCAATTCATCAGTCCGACAGAATTCCAGTTCAAGATGATTGGTGACAGCGAGAAGAGCCCGGGCTTGAAGTTCACCAAAACGCAGTAA
- the lpxA gene encoding acyl-ACP--UDP-N-acetylglucosamine O-acyltransferase, which yields MASRISPLAQIDPHARIGDNVHIGPFCVIGPHVTLGSECQLDSHVTITGHTIIGQRNRMHPFVALGGEPQDLGYSGAPTYLDIGDDNTFREGVTVHRGAEKEDYITRIGSHNYLMANSHVGHNCYVHNHIILANGSLLAGHVHVYDHAFVSGNSVVHQFASIGTHAFLSGGCRAPTDIPPYMISAGSDEPKIVSVNLIGLKRRGLPDSTINIIRQAHRLLFREHKPLDEARHTLLAACDDVIPWELTNLLDFLEQQRQGKQGRAREAVRSRPANPHPLRRAA from the coding sequence ATGGCCTCAAGAATTTCACCACTTGCCCAGATCGATCCCCATGCCAGGATCGGCGACAACGTACATATTGGCCCTTTCTGCGTGATTGGTCCTCATGTAACGCTTGGTTCGGAGTGTCAACTCGATAGTCATGTCACGATCACTGGTCACACGATTATTGGCCAGCGGAATCGTATGCATCCGTTTGTCGCACTGGGTGGTGAACCGCAGGATCTCGGTTACTCCGGTGCTCCAACTTACCTGGACATCGGCGATGACAATACCTTCCGCGAAGGTGTGACTGTCCATCGCGGTGCCGAAAAAGAAGACTACATCACCCGCATTGGCAGTCATAACTACCTCATGGCCAACAGCCACGTGGGACATAACTGCTATGTGCATAACCACATTATTCTGGCGAACGGCAGTCTGCTGGCCGGGCATGTTCATGTCTATGACCACGCGTTCGTCTCGGGAAATTCAGTCGTCCATCAGTTCGCTTCGATTGGAACACACGCGTTTCTTTCCGGTGGCTGCCGGGCTCCCACAGACATTCCTCCCTACATGATCTCTGCCGGGAGCGATGAGCCCAAGATTGTTTCTGTCAATCTCATCGGCCTCAAGCGACGCGGCTTACCCGATTCGACAATCAACATTATTCGTCAGGCACATCGCCTCTTATTCCGTGAGCACAAGCCTCTCGATGAGGCCAGGCACACTTTACTGGCAGCCTGTGACGATGTAATTCCCTGGGAACTTACGAACCTGCTCGATTTTCTGGAGCAGCAGCGACAGGGCAAGCAGGGACGTGCTCGCGAAGCCGTCCGCAGTCGCCCTGCCAATCCCCATCCATTACGGAGAGCGGCATGA
- a CDS encoding YybH family protein — MRTRFVFALLAVFTLCLTVWQAQSLEPANSQEVPQSKKLNESIDLEELKASAAAFEKAFNAGDAKAIAAQFTELAETVDEEGNILEGRANIESRFAELFKDYPKAQIAVTLTSLRLIGPDVAVEDGYSLTTLDPSQPGSRSPYAVVYLKRDGKWLMASVRDFPAESTEATAHEELQALGWLVGHWVDESPEGRVETTCQWSEDSNYLMQDYVVKSRWGGVTKGSQRIGWDPLRRTVRSWAFDQSGAFTEATWTPLEDAWVVNAEGVTPDGRRVSVTRQITLFDNDSFQIDSRNLLVGNEIQPDASVRVVRRPPAPLQ; from the coding sequence ATGCGTACTCGATTTGTGTTCGCTTTGCTGGCTGTTTTTACTTTGTGCCTCACGGTATGGCAGGCACAAAGTCTTGAACCAGCCAATTCCCAAGAGGTTCCTCAGTCGAAAAAGCTGAATGAGTCAATCGATCTGGAGGAATTGAAAGCCTCTGCCGCTGCATTTGAAAAAGCTTTTAATGCAGGAGATGCGAAAGCGATTGCCGCGCAATTCACAGAGCTGGCTGAGACCGTGGATGAGGAAGGGAACATTCTGGAAGGTCGTGCGAATATCGAAAGCCGCTTTGCAGAATTGTTTAAGGATTATCCCAAAGCTCAGATCGCCGTCACGCTGACATCGCTGCGGTTGATCGGCCCGGATGTGGCGGTTGAAGATGGGTACAGCCTGACGACGCTGGATCCGAGCCAGCCAGGTTCTCGATCTCCGTATGCAGTGGTGTATCTTAAACGTGACGGTAAATGGCTGATGGCCAGTGTCCGTGATTTTCCGGCTGAATCGACAGAGGCGACTGCCCATGAAGAGCTTCAGGCCCTGGGATGGCTGGTTGGTCACTGGGTTGACGAAAGTCCTGAGGGACGTGTCGAAACCACCTGCCAGTGGTCAGAAGACAGCAATTATCTGATGCAGGATTATGTTGTGAAGTCGCGGTGGGGAGGTGTGACGAAAGGATCGCAGCGTATTGGCTGGGATCCCTTGCGGCGCACCGTGCGTTCGTGGGCGTTTGATCAGAGTGGGGCTTTTACTGAAGCGACGTGGACTCCTCTGGAAGATGCCTGGGTCGTGAATGCAGAAGGTGTCACGCCAGATGGTCGTCGAGTCTCGGTTACGCGGCAGATCACGTTATTTGACAACGACTCCTTCCAGATCGATTCGAGGAATCTTCTGGTAGGCAATGAAATCCAGCCTGATGCATCGGTACGGGTGGTTCGCCGCCCACCGGCACCATTGCAGTAA
- a CDS encoding type B 50S ribosomal protein L31, which yields MKKDIHPQYREVVFLDMSTGEKFVTRSTIKTEKTGEYEGRQLPLVTVDISSLSHPFFTGKQKFIDTAGRVEKFQKKYNWDKREKK from the coding sequence ATGAAAAAAGACATTCACCCCCAGTATCGCGAAGTTGTCTTTCTGGACATGTCCACGGGCGAAAAGTTCGTCACTCGCTCGACGATCAAGACCGAAAAAACCGGTGAATATGAAGGGCGACAGCTTCCACTGGTGACAGTCGACATCAGCTCGCTCTCGCATCCCTTCTTCACCGGCAAGCAGAAGTTCATCGATACTGCTGGTCGCGTTGAGAAGTTCCAGAAGAAGTACAACTGGGATAAACGCGAAAAGAAGTAG
- a CDS encoding zinc-dependent alcohol dehydrogenase family protein, with the protein MQAAIFRRTGEPADVIEIQFIPTNAPPAEASSSFAQVAQSPAKGMVRVRMEAAPINPSDLMTIRGRYTRQPPLPARIGYEGAGIVSAANAGLYGRWLVGKRVAVLPADGGTWAEELELPAKNVIPVGAKLNSLEAASFFVNPATAWLLTNQILSIPQGGWIVQSAAASAVGQMVCALGKHYGFRTMNLVRSASAIEIVKRAGGDAVIVTDDAGQWKEELQQQLPGGRIRYAIDPVGGELAATLVSMLGESGQIVLYGTLSHEPMSFSPRSLMTYGASVRGFWLGAEMARMNLWKKLSLVKTIRYLQERKILRTEVRLQFPIDEVHQAVVAAEAPQKSGKIYLVF; encoded by the coding sequence ATGCAGGCTGCGATTTTTCGTAGAACAGGTGAACCCGCAGATGTGATTGAAATTCAATTCATCCCCACAAACGCACCACCTGCCGAAGCGAGTTCTTCTTTTGCCCAGGTTGCTCAATCGCCAGCAAAAGGCATGGTGCGTGTCCGGATGGAAGCAGCACCAATCAATCCATCGGATCTGATGACGATTCGCGGCCGTTACACCAGGCAGCCACCCCTTCCGGCTCGCATTGGCTATGAAGGTGCAGGGATTGTGAGTGCGGCGAATGCCGGTTTGTATGGACGATGGCTGGTCGGGAAGCGTGTCGCCGTGCTCCCCGCAGATGGTGGCACATGGGCCGAAGAGTTGGAACTGCCAGCCAAAAATGTGATCCCCGTCGGGGCTAAACTCAATTCCCTCGAAGCGGCCAGTTTTTTTGTGAACCCCGCAACCGCCTGGTTATTGACCAATCAGATCCTTTCGATTCCTCAGGGTGGATGGATTGTACAGTCGGCAGCAGCTTCGGCCGTTGGGCAGATGGTCTGTGCCCTCGGGAAGCACTACGGCTTCCGCACCATGAATCTGGTGAGATCGGCCAGCGCCATAGAGATTGTGAAGCGGGCTGGTGGCGATGCCGTCATTGTGACAGACGACGCAGGCCAGTGGAAAGAAGAGCTTCAGCAGCAGTTACCGGGAGGCCGCATACGTTATGCGATTGATCCTGTCGGCGGAGAGTTGGCAGCCACACTGGTTTCAATGCTGGGTGAATCTGGCCAGATTGTCCTGTATGGGACACTTTCGCATGAACCGATGAGCTTTTCCCCACGTTCATTAATGACGTACGGAGCCAGCGTGAGGGGCTTCTGGCTCGGTGCTGAGATGGCCAGGATGAATTTATGGAAGAAACTTTCTCTCGTGAAGACCATCCGTTATCTCCAGGAACGCAAAATTCTGCGAACCGAAGTGAGATTGCAGTTTCCAATCGATGAAGTTCATCAGGCTGTGGTCGCGGCAGAAGCTCCGCAGAAATCCGGCAAGATCTATCTCGTTTTTTAG